The DNA window CGCGGTGGACGGGAAGATTCGCTTCGGGTTGGGCGGCATCAAGGGCGTGGGTGAGGGCGCCATCGAGTCCATCCTGGATGCGCGCAAGGACGGACACTTCAAGAGCCTGTTCGACTTCTGCGAGCGGGTGGACAGCCGCCGGGTGAACCGGAAGGTGTTGGAAGCGCTGGTGAAGGCGGGCTCGTTCGACTTCGAGAAGCGTCCGCGCCGGCAGATTTTCGACACCATCGAGCGGGCGATGAACCGGGGCTCGTCCAGCCAGAAGGACAAGGCGGCGGGGCAGAGCTCGTTGTTCGGGATGTTGGCGGGGCCGGCCGCGGGTGGGGCGGGGTTGAAGGACGACTACGTCGACGTGGAGGAGTGGTCGGAGAAGGAGCGGCTGGCGCTGGAGAAGGAGGCCATCGGCTTCTACGTGTCGGGCCACCCGCTGCATCAGTACGACAAGGAGCTCAAGCGCTACGCGAAGCCGATTACGGCGGTGCAGCGTGCGCGCAAGGACGACAAGCTCACGGTGGCGGGCGTTGTCACGGTGTTGCGCGAGCGGCCCACGAAGACGGGCAAGCGCATGGCGTGGGTGACGATTGAAGACCTGTCGGGCTCCATCGAGCTGGTGTGCTTCCCGGGCAAGGAGGGGACGCGCAGCGTGATGGGGGCGAACGGGAAGTGGACGAAGCAGGGGCCCAAGCCGGGGTTCGAGAACTGGGAGCACCTGCTGAAGTCGGACGACCCGATTCTGGTGACGGGGACGGTGCAGATCAGCCAGCGCGACGAGGACTCGCCCACGCCGGAGCTCATCGTGGACGACATCCAGAGCTTGAAGGAGGTGCGCGAGAAGCGCACGAAGCGGCTGGAGCTGCGCGTGCCGGCGGACCTGTTGACGGAGGACCGCGTCGCCAAGCTGAACGAGCTGGCGAAGAAGTACGCGGGGGCCACGCCCGTGGCGGTCAGCGTGCTCTTCCCCGGCGAGGCCGAGGCGCTGATTGGAAACACGTCCATCAAGGTGCAGGTGCATGACGACCTGCTGCTCGCGGTGGACCGCCTGTTCGGCATGAAGGTGGTGGAGTTCGGCTGACGGTCGTGGCGTCCTCCGCGGTACTGCTTCCGCGTGAGTGGGATAGGGTTCGCCCACTCTCGCGGGAGGACAGTCATGGACGCCGGATACAAGTCGCTGCGCATCGAGAAGGCGGATGGAGTTGCGGAGCTGGTCCTCCTGGGGCCGGGGCGCGGCAATGCCATGGGGCCTGACTTCTGGCGCGAGATGCCGGAGGCCATTCGCGCGCTGGATGCCGATGACTCCGTGCGCGTCGTGCTGGTGCGCGGCAATGGCGACCACTTCACCTACGGCCTGGACCTCATGGGGATGATGGAGTCCCTGGGGCCGCTGCTCACCGGTGACAGCAACCTCGCGCTGGAGCGCACCCAGTTGTTGAAGCTGATTGGGGAGATGCAGCAGTCCACCGAGGGACTGGCTCGCAGCCGCAAGCCCTATATCGCCGCCGTGCATGGCTGGTGCATCGGTGGCGGCATGGACCTCATCGCCGCGTGTGACTTCCGCTACTGCGCCCGCGACGCGAAGTTCTCCCTCCGCGAGGTGAAGGTCGGCATCGTCGCGGACCTGGGCGCCCTCCAGCGGCTTCCTCGCATCATCGGCGAGGGCCACACCCGCGAGCTCGCCTATACCGGCATCGACGTGGACGCCGAGCGCGCCCTGCGCATGGGGCTCGTCAACGAGGTCTTCCCCTCCGCCGAGGAGATGCTCACCCAGGCCCGCGCCACCGCGCGCCGCATCGCGGAGAATCCGCCGCTCGTCGTCCAGGGTGCCAAGCAGGTCATGGACTACTGCGCGGACAAGTCCACGGCGGACGGTCTGCGCTACGTCGCCGTCTGGAACTCCGCGTTCCTCCAGTCGCACGACCTCACGGAGGCCTTCGCCGCCTTCGCCGAGCGCCGGACCGCCCGATTCCAGGGCAGGTGAGCGCGTCCTCCCCACGAAGCGCTTTCACCCGTCGCGCTCGCGATGGGAGGATTCCCGCCCCATGAAGTCGAGCCCTGGGAGCCTCGCGGAATGAAGGAGACCATCGGTGTGCTGGGCTACGGCCGCTTCGGCCGAGCCCTCTCGGGGCTGCTCTCCGAAGCGAACCTCCCGCACCGGGTCTTCGACCCGAGGCTGGACGAGGTCCCCCCGAAGCTCCAGGCGGGCTCCCTCGCGGAGCTGGCCGCGCGCTCGTCCATCCTCGTCCTGGCCATGCCCGTCTCGGCCATGCGCGCGGCGCTGAAGGAGCTCCGGCCTCATCTCACTCCCGAGCAGCTCGTCATCGACGTGGGAAGTGTGAAGGTCCGCCCGGTCCACATGCTCGCCTCCGCGCTGGGGCGAGACATTCCATGGGTGGGCACGCATCCGCTCTTCGGCCCCGCCAGCCTCGCGCGAGGCGATGCCCGGCGCACCGTGGTCTGCCCGAACCCCCTGCACCCCGAGGCCGTCCGCCGCACCCGGGAGCTCTTTGAACTCCTCGGCTGCTCGGTGACGGAGATGTCACCCGAGGCCCATGACGCGCTGATGGCGCGCACGCACGTGCTCACGTTCTTCCTGGCCCACGGACTCGTGAAGGCGGGAGTAGGGAAGGACCTGCCCTTCGCGCCTCCCAGCTTCCATCCCGTGGCCCGGCTGGAGGAGTACGCGCGCACGGAGGTTCCTCACCTCTTCGCCGTCGTGCAGGCGGAGAACCCCTATGCACGAGAAGCCCGCGTGGGCCTGCTCGAAGCGCTCACGCAGCTTCACGAAGGGCTCGACCTCGCAGCGGAATCCGCACGCAACACCGGAGCGGAGGCCGCGCCTCCCGGACTCAAGGATGTTCGCGAGCGCATCGACACCGTGGACCGGGAGCTGGTGGCGCTGCTCGCCCGGCGCGCACAGCTCGTCAAGGACGCGGCGCGAGTGAAGTCCGAGCATGGGCTCCCTTTCCCCGACCCGGAGCGAGAGTCTTCCATGCTCGGCGCCCGTCGAGAGTGGGCCTCGCAGGCGGGCCTCAACACCCGGGCTCTCGACGACGTCTTCCGCGCCGTGCTGCGCGTCACCCGCGACTCCGCGCTGGAGCTCGACGACGAATAGCGCTGTACGAGCGCCTCAGCGCTGCACGGTGAACGTGGGGTTCAACACCTTCATCGTCCCCTTCGTCACGCCGAACTGCTCATGCACCGCCGCGCGTCGCACGGTCTCCGCCGGAGAGATGCGGCCGGCGAGCAGCTCCTGATACGCCCCCAGGACCCGCGTGGCCTCCTCGCGAGACTCGCGCACGAACTCCACGCGGAAGCGCCGCACCCCCCGCGCCATCAGCGAGGGCACCAACGACGCCGCGCTCTGTGCCTGCGCATTGAACACCGTGTTGCGGCAGCCCACGTCCACCACCACCGGGTGTTCCAGTCCCTTGTGGTCCCGCAGGGACAGCCGGTGCTTCTCACACGGCCGACCACAGCTCCGGTAGTCACGCCCCTGCGAGAGCGTGTGCGAGTACACGCAGTGCTCCGTGTGGAACGTCGAGATGTGGTGATGCACCGTCACCGTGAACCGCTCGGCGGGCAGGTGCTCCAACATCGCGCCCAACTGCACCGCGTCCAGGTCATGCGCGAAGGTCAGCGTGTCCAACCCCAGCCCCAGCAGATGCAGCGCCGTCACGGAGTTGGTGACGTTGAGCGAGAAGTCTCCATGCAGCGCTGGCCGGGTCTCCCCCGGGGCAAACGGGCGCTCCAGGAAGTGCATCATCGCGCCCCAGTGCCGCGCCAGCACCGCGTCCGGCTTCAGCTTCGCGATGCGCGCGTCGTAGCCCTCCTCCCCCGGCTTCTGCACGCGCACCGTCGCAATCGTCACGCGCAGCCCCGCCGCCTTCGCCCGCTCCACCGCGCGCTGGAGCCCCACCAGCTCCATCCAATCCAGCTCCACCTCGGGAAGCCCCGCCGCGATGACCGCCTCGAGCTGCTCATCCGTCCGGCACAGCGGCAACAGCCGCGCGCCCTCGGACGCAGGCGTCACCACCACGCGCTCCCGCCGCGAGCCACGGACCTCCTCCAGCACCGACGTCTCGCGCACCGTGCGAACAGGGCCGCGAGACACCTTCTCCGTCAGCTCTACCACCAGCGACCGCCGCAGCGCCTTGAGCTCGGACACCGGCAGATGCAGCCCCGTCCCCAGCGCCGTCGTATCCAGCCCCGACAGGTGGAACGGAGTTCCTCCCAGCGCCGCCAGCTTGTCCTTCAGCAACACCGCGTCCAGCCCACCCCCTCGCGCCGCCGCCAGCATCACCGCGCTCGTCGCCGTGGCCACATGCCCACCGCGCGCCGTGCCCGTCACCACCAGCGGAGCCCCCGCCGCCCCCGACACCGTCAGCGCCAGCGGAACGCGGCCCTCGGGCTCGCCCTGCTCCAGCAGCTCCTCGGTGTGCTTCGCCAGGGAGGGATCACTCGTCACCCAGACGCGCTGCCCGCGCGCCACCCGAGACATGTCCGGCCCCGGATTGCCAAAGCCCAGCACCCAGCCCCGCTCGTGCCGCTCCACGCGGAACAGCGGACCGCCCGCCTCGTGCTTGTCCTCGGGGTGCCCGTCATCGAACACCACGCCCATGCCCGGGCGAGGCGACAGCACCTCTCCCACCGGCGCGTCACCTTCCAGCGGAGACGACACCTTGCCCTTCGGCCCCTCGCGGGCCTCGTCCTGTCCAAGTCCACCCGTCCAGGGCCGTCCCTCCGGGTCCTCCACGACGAGCACGTCGCGCCCCTGCACGGCCTCCACCACGCCCAGAATCGCGCCGCGGTGCTTGGGGAAGCGTCCCTCCACCAGCGTCTGGTGGTCCGAGCCCGCGAAGAACCCATGCGAGAAGCCCCGGCTGTACGACAGCGTCATGTCGGCCAGGTCCTTGCGCAGCGCCCCCACGTCCGCCTTGCCCGCCTCCAGCCCATCCACCCAGCGCCGGTAACCGGTCACCGCCGTGGCCACGTACTGCGGCCCCTTCTGCCGGCCTTCAATCTTCAGCGAGTGCACGCCGATGTCGATGAGCTTGGGCACCGCCATGACGCCCGCGAGGTCCTTGGGGCTGAGCAGGTAGCGCACGTCGCCCAGGTCCTTCGTCTGTCCATCCACCACCAGGTCATACGGCAGCCGACAGGACTGCGCGCACTGTCCCCGGTTCGCCGAGCGCCCACCCCACGCCTCGCTGGTGAGGCACTGACCACTCCACGACATGCAGAGCGCGCCGTGGATGAACACCTCCAGCTCGATGTCCGTCTCGCTCGCCAGTCGCGCAATCTCCGCCACCGACAGCTCGCGCGGCACCACCACGCGTGTCGCACCCAGCCCCCGGGCGAAGCGCGCACCCTCCGCGCTGGAAATGGTCATCTGCGTGGAGGCATGGACCTCCATCTGCGGACACACCGCGCGCGCCACCAGCGCGATGGCCGGGTCCTGGACGATGAGCGCATCCACGCCCGCGGCGGCCACGCGCCGCAGGATGTCCTCCACCACCGCCAGCTCCGGCTCGAACACCAGCGTGTTCATCGTCAGGTAGGCGCGAGCCCCCGCGCGGTGCACCAGCGCGAGTGTCTCGGGCAGGCGGGCGAGCGAGAAGTTCTCCGCCCGGGCACGGGCATTGAAGCCTTCGTCCAGGCCGAAATAGATGGCGTCCGCGCCACTGGCCAGCGCGGCCTTCATCGAGTCGAGGTCTCCAGCGGGGGCGAGGATTTCAGGACGACGGCGCATGTCCGGTCCTCTAACACAGCGGCCCTGCCGTGGCGCACGTCCTCACTCGCCCGTGGACGCAGTGCGGCGGGTTCTGGTCAAGTCGCCGCCCGGTTGCTTCCATAGGAGACGAATCATGGCTGATGGCGTGTTCAAGGACGGGCTGCTGGCGGGCAAGGTGGCGTTCATTTCGGGCGGCAGCAGTGGCATCAACCTCGGCATCGCCGAGGCGTTCGTGAAGGCCGGGGCCAAGGTGGCCATCAATGGCCGCAACGTGGAGAAGCTCGAGGGCGCGGTGAAGGGCCTCCAGGCGCACGGCACCGCCATGGGCGTGGCCGCCGACGTGCGCGACTACGCCTCCGTGGAGAAGGCGCTCCAGACGGTGCGCGACGCCTATGGTGAGCTGGACATCCTCATCTGTGGCGCCGCCGGCAACTTCCCCGCGCCCGCGCTGGGCATGTCCTCCAACGGCTTCAAGGCCGTGATGGACATCGACGTGCTGGGCACCTTCAACATCTGTCGCGCGGGCTTCGAGCACCTGCGCAAGCCCGGCGCCTCCGTCATCAACATCTCCGCGCCCCAGGCGTACCTGCCCATGGCCATGCAGGCCCATGTCTGCGCGGCGAAGGCCGGCGTGGACATGCTGACCCGCGTGCTCGCGCTCGAGTGGGGCGGCGCCGGTGTGCGCGTCAACGCCATCACCCCGGGGCCCATCGAGGACACCGAGGGCATGCGCCGCCTCGCCCCCAGCGAGGAGGGGCACCAGAAGCTCGTCCAGGCGCTGCCGCTCCAGCGCTTCGGCACCAAGGCGGACATCGCGCGGATGGCGCTGTTCCTGTCCTCGGACGCCGCGTCCTTCGTCACCGGCTCCATCATGGTCTGCGACGGCGGCCAGTCCCTGCTGGGTGGCGCCGCGCTCGTCGCGGCCCTCGGCATGTAGCGAAGGGGCTCGGACTCGGGGGCTGGGTTCCTCAGGACCTCCCAGCCCCTGGTCGAGGCTGTACTGTCATTGCAGGTTCGCGCGGGGTCTTACTCCTCGGGCGGGAAGGTCTGCTAAGAGACAAGGCTCCCTGTGGGCCCGACTTCTCCCCGGACGTCGGCTCGCACCTCGGAGCGACTCATGTCCGCAAGTCTTCCTTCGTCAGCTCGGCTCTTCGGGCTGGCCGTCCTTTGCCTGGGTCTGCTGGTGGGATGCGGTGAAGAGTCGCAGCCGCCGCCGCTGGCTCAGCCTCCCGTCTTGCCGGATGCGACCGCGTCCACGGTGACGGTGACGTCCCGCGAACTGCGCGCGGATGGCGAGGACCGGGGAGAAATCACCGTCACCGTGAAGGACAAGAACGGCGCACCGCTGGCGGGGCGCTCGGTGACGGTGGCGGTCTCCGGAGAGGGCAACACGGTGTCGCAGGCCCAGGCTCCGACCGACGACAAGGGTGTCGCCGTGGCCTATGTGGCGTCCACGCGTGAAGGGCCCCGGCGCGTGAGGGCTTCGGCCTCCGCCGAGGGAGGCGCGGTGGTGCTGGCCTCCCAGCCCACGCTCACCTTTGTCGCTCCGGTGGCCACACAGTTGGTGTTCTCCGGGACGGTGCGCGACTCGACGGCGGGCTCGGTCCTCGCGGGGTTGGAGGTTCGCTTCGTCGATGCCTCGGGGCGGCTCGTCACGGGCGCGCATGAGCGGGTGACATTGGCGAAGGCCGCGGGGCCGGGGGACGCGGTGCTGGAGGGCACGCTCACGGCGATGCCCGTGGGAGGGCTGGTGCGCTTCCCGGAGGTGGTGCTGAAGAAGGCGGGGACTGGCTTCCAGCTCAAGGCCTCGGCGGCGGGCGTGACGGATGCGACGACGGGGCTCTTCAACGTGGTCCCCGCCGTGCCGGCGTCGCTGGAGCTCTCCGAGCTGGTCACCGACGCGGTCGCGGGCGCGCAGCGCTCGGTGCGCGTGACGGTGCGCGATGCCTTCTCCAACCTGGCCACGAACTACACGGGGACGCTGGAGGTGACGTCGACGGACGACACGGCCTCGATGCCCGCAGCGCGCACGTTCACCTCGGGCGATGCGGGGACCTTCACCTTCACGGGCATCACGCTCAAGCGCGCGGGGCGTCAGGACGTCATCGTGGAGGATGCGCGCAACTCGACGCTGAGCGCCCGGAGGACCGTGGGTGTGTTCGCGGGGAACACCACGAAGCTGGTGTTCACCCAGGCGCCCGCGAATGCCTCGGTGCGCGCGGTGCTGTCGCCGACGACCGTGGCCCTTCAGGACAACTTCGGCAACACCACCTCCGTGGGCGCGCCTCGCGTGACCGTGGCCATGGTGGAGTCCGGGACGCTCTCGGGGCGGCGGGAGCTTGCGCCGGTGGACGGCGTGGTCCGCTTCACGGACCTGCGGGTGGAGTCAGAGGGCGTGTTCCACCTGCGCGCCACCGCGAGTGGATTGACGGACGCCACCACGGCCGGGACGCTCACCATCGTGGATGACGTGTTGCCGGCGAAGCCCGTGCTCACGCAGGGGGCGCTGGGGCCGGATACGGCGCGGGTGAGCTGGGTGGCCGTGGGTGATGACGGACACGAGGGCACCGCGACGTCGCAGGACTTGCGCTACTCGCTCTCGCCCATCCGGAACCTCGCGGAGTTCAACGCGGCCACGCCCGTCGGTGGGGTGACTGCTCCGGCTGCTCCAGGGACCGCGGAGTCCGCGCTGCTGACGAGCCTCATCCCGGCCACGACGTACTACATCGCGCTGCGGGTGGTGGACGACAAGGGCAACTTCGCGCTCTCCGACAGCCTGATGTTGCAGACCGTGGACAACAACGTGACGCGGCTGGAGTTCACCGTCCAGCCCGCGAACGGCACGGCGGGTGTGCCGATGGCCGAGGTGCGCGTGTCCCTCCTGAATGCGCAAGGGGCGGTGGTGGACACGTCCACTGCTCCCGTGACGCTGTCGCTCGTGGGGGGCCATGGCTTCGTTCCGGTGCAGGTCTCCGCCGTCGCGGGTGTGGCCTCCTTCACGGGCCTGCGCGTCGACTCGGCGGCGGACCCCCATTTCTTCACGGCCAGCGCCAACGCGCTGACACAGCAGAGCAATGCCTTCCGAATCGATGCGGCAGCGGCCTCGCGGTTCGTCCTCACGGGGATTCCGGGACAGGTGACCGCCGGGCAGTTGCAGAGCCTCACCGTGACGGCGCAGGACAGCTTCGGCAACGTCGCCAGGAGCTACGCGGGCACGGTGCACTTCTCCACCTCGTCCACGGTGAGCACGCTTCCCCCCGACTCCGTCTTCCCCGCGGCGAGCCAGGGACGCCATGTGTTCAGCGGCGTGAAGCTGTCCACGGTCGGCACTCAGCGGCTGACGGTCACGGATACGGGGAACAGCCAGCTCACGGGCTTCGTGGACGTCGTCGTGACGAACGACGTCGCGGCCAAGCTGGCGTTGTCCGGCTTGCCGACGGATGTGCAGGCGGGGAGCACGCATACGCTCACGCTTCGCGTGCTGGATGCCTTCGACAACCTCGTGCCGGATTACACGGGCTCGGTGAGCTTCACGTCGGATGACCCGCTGGCCACGCGTCCCATGACCCCCCATGTCTTCACGTCCGCGGAGGCCGGTCAGCACTCCTTCCAGGTGGCGTTCAAGAGCTCGGGCGCGCGCTCCATCACCGTATCGCAGACAGGCGGCGCCTTCAGCGTCACGCGCGGCACGACGGTGGCGGCTGGGCCCGCGGTGAACGTGACGGTGGTGTTGTCCACGACCAATCCCACGGCGGGAGAAGCGGTGGAAGCCACGGTCGCGGTGGGGGATGAGTTTGGAAACCTGGCGTCCGGTTACCGAGGCACCATCGTGCTCGATGTGGAGCAGGACCCGGATGCCATCAAGCCCCCTCCCCATGTCTTCACCGCGGCGGACGCGGGCCGCTACATCTTCAGCGTCACGTTCGCTCGAGCCCAATCGACCTTGCTGAGCGCGACCGACACATTGCAGCCGACGCTCAGAGACACGGAGTCGGTGGTGGTGCGAGCCGGTGTCGCCACCCAGTTGAGCGTTGCTCCCGCGACGGCCACCGTCACGGCGGGAGTGCTTCAGTCTTTCGTGGTCAGCGCCAAGGACCGGTTTGGCAACCTGGCGCTGGGCTACAGAGGCACCGTTGCGCCGTCCACGACGGATGGCGCGGTGGGGGCCCAGCTCTCGCACACGTACACCGCAGAGGACGCGGCAGAGCACTCCTTCCCGTACACGCTACAGACCGCGGGCCCGCAGTCCGTCACCTTCACGGACGTGGGGCTCAACGCATCGGCGACCAGCACGCTCACGGTGGTCGCGGGGCCCGCCGCGAGCTTGCGCTTCCTGACCGGCGCCGTTGCGGTCTCGGTCCGGCAGACGCTGCCCACCGTGCGCGTGGCCGTGGAGGATCAATTTGGCAACGGCGTGGCGGGGGCCGCTTCCTCCGTGACGCTCTCCCTGTCCACGGGCGGGGTGCTGCTTGGCAATACCACCATCGCGCCCGTGGCCGGCGTGGCGGAGTTCACCACCGTCTCAGCGGAACAGGAGGGCCCAAGCCAGCTCACCGCCTCGGTGGCGGATGTGGGGGTGCCCAGGGTTTCCGTGTCGATGACCGTCAACGACAACATCGCTCCCTCGCCAGTGGCCACACTGGAGGCCACGCCGCAGGCCGGGGGCAACGTGCGGCTGCGGTGGCTCGCCACGGGCGACGACGAAATGCTCGGTCAGGCGACGTCCTATGAGCTGAAGTACAGCTCCGCGGTCATCAACGCGAGCAACTTCGGGTCGGCATTTCCCGTCCTCACCAACGCGCCGAAGATGCCCGGACTGCAGGAGGAGGTGGTCGTCGGTCCCCTCACGATTGGAGAGACGTATTACTTCGCCGTGAGGGTGAAGGATGGGGCGGGGAACACCAGCGCGCTGACGACCGCGTCGGTGCAAGTGGCGCCCCTCTTTGCCAGCAACGCCTGTCCGCCTCGCGAGGCGACGTGCTCGGAGTCTGGAGTGGACCAGGTGGTCTATCTGGCGGGCGAGGCGGATCCGACGTGTGAGTACGTGGCGCTCCAGACCCAGTGCGAGGGCTTGAATGGCGTGTGCTTCCAGGGCGCTTGCGAGACGGCGGCCGCACCGGCCGAGGGTGAGCTGGTCATCACCGAGCTCATGTCCGAGCCGAGCCTGGGCACGACCGAGTACATCGAGCTGACCAACGTCAGCGACCGGTTGGTCAACATCAACGGGCTCTCCCTCCTGTACGCGGTGGGAACAGCCCAGGGCTCCGTCTCCGTGGACCGGGGAGAGGGGGCGGCGGTGGTGTTGCCGCCCGGAGGCACCTTCGTCCTGGCGGGCAACGCGGACCGTGACACGAACGGTGGCGTGGTCGCGGACATCAGCTATGGCACCGCGCTGGACCTGGAGGCTTCGGGGCACGTGACGGTTCGGGTGAATGGCGTGCTGATGGACGAGCTCACCTATGACGAGCGCTTCGCCCAGGAGCCGGGGCGCTCGATGAACCGGTCCCCCGTCTCGAGCGACAGCCTTTCGAGCGGCGACGGTGGCGCGAGCTGGTGCGCCTCCCGGCAGGTCCTCCCCGGCGGAGACCGGGGGACGCCCGGCAGCCCGAATGACACGTGCGGCAAGGCCAACGCCTCGCCGGACACCGAGCCGTCCCAGTCGGGCACGGAACACCCCTGAGGGCATCCCGCGCCCCGTCACGAAGTCCGGGACGGGGCGTGGCTTCATTCCCCAGGCTCGCTGGAGGAGGGCCCACGCGACCCGAGGGTGGACCTCCGGGGTCGGACCGCCGTAATCCGCACGACATCCTGAGGGGCCCCACCTCAATCGCTGCTGCTCTCGAGCGGCGGGCGGATTACCTTTGCCCGCACGGATTCCGACCGCACGCCCAGGAGAGCAGCCCGTGCCTGAAACGCCTGTCCCCGACGCCGTTCGTCTCATCACCTGTCCTCCCGACGAGTTCCGCCGCTCCGGCGAGACCGCGATGGAGACCACGCGCGCTGGCATCGCCCGTCTCAAGACGCTCAAGGCCCCGTTCGATGTCGGCCAGGTGCTGGAGCTGTACGACGAGTCCATGGCCGCGCTCGAG is part of the Myxococcus landrumus genome and encodes:
- a CDS encoding U32 family peptidase yields the protein MRRRPEILAPAGDLDSMKAALASGADAIYFGLDEGFNARARAENFSLARLPETLALVHRAGARAYLTMNTLVFEPELAVVEDILRRVAAAGVDALIVQDPAIALVARAVCPQMEVHASTQMTISSAEGARFARGLGATRVVVPRELSVAEIARLASETDIELEVFIHGALCMSWSGQCLTSEAWGGRSANRGQCAQSCRLPYDLVVDGQTKDLGDVRYLLSPKDLAGVMAVPKLIDIGVHSLKIEGRQKGPQYVATAVTGYRRWVDGLEAGKADVGALRKDLADMTLSYSRGFSHGFFAGSDHQTLVEGRFPKHRGAILGVVEAVQGRDVLVVEDPEGRPWTGGLGQDEAREGPKGKVSSPLEGDAPVGEVLSPRPGMGVVFDDGHPEDKHEAGGPLFRVERHERGWVLGFGNPGPDMSRVARGQRVWVTSDPSLAKHTEELLEQGEPEGRVPLALTVSGAAGAPLVVTGTARGGHVATATSAVMLAAARGGGLDAVLLKDKLAALGGTPFHLSGLDTTALGTGLHLPVSELKALRRSLVVELTEKVSRGPVRTVRETSVLEEVRGSRRERVVVTPASEGARLLPLCRTDEQLEAVIAAGLPEVELDWMELVGLQRAVERAKAAGLRVTIATVRVQKPGEEGYDARIAKLKPDAVLARHWGAMMHFLERPFAPGETRPALHGDFSLNVTNSVTALHLLGLGLDTLTFAHDLDAVQLGAMLEHLPAERFTVTVHHHISTFHTEHCVYSHTLSQGRDYRSCGRPCEKHRLSLRDHKGLEHPVVVDVGCRNTVFNAQAQSAASLVPSLMARGVRRFRVEFVRESREEATRVLGAYQELLAGRISPAETVRRAAVHEQFGVTKGTMKVLNPTFTVQR
- a CDS encoding SDR family oxidoreductase; this translates as MADGVFKDGLLAGKVAFISGGSSGINLGIAEAFVKAGAKVAINGRNVEKLEGAVKGLQAHGTAMGVAADVRDYASVEKALQTVRDAYGELDILICGAAGNFPAPALGMSSNGFKAVMDIDVLGTFNICRAGFEHLRKPGASVINISAPQAYLPMAMQAHVCAAKAGVDMLTRVLALEWGGAGVRVNAITPGPIEDTEGMRRLAPSEEGHQKLVQALPLQRFGTKADIARMALFLSSDAASFVTGSIMVCDGGQSLLGGAALVAALGM
- a CDS encoding Ig-like domain-containing protein, whose product is MSASLPSSARLFGLAVLCLGLLVGCGEESQPPPLAQPPVLPDATASTVTVTSRELRADGEDRGEITVTVKDKNGAPLAGRSVTVAVSGEGNTVSQAQAPTDDKGVAVAYVASTREGPRRVRASASAEGGAVVLASQPTLTFVAPVATQLVFSGTVRDSTAGSVLAGLEVRFVDASGRLVTGAHERVTLAKAAGPGDAVLEGTLTAMPVGGLVRFPEVVLKKAGTGFQLKASAAGVTDATTGLFNVVPAVPASLELSELVTDAVAGAQRSVRVTVRDAFSNLATNYTGTLEVTSTDDTASMPAARTFTSGDAGTFTFTGITLKRAGRQDVIVEDARNSTLSARRTVGVFAGNTTKLVFTQAPANASVRAVLSPTTVALQDNFGNTTSVGAPRVTVAMVESGTLSGRRELAPVDGVVRFTDLRVESEGVFHLRATASGLTDATTAGTLTIVDDVLPAKPVLTQGALGPDTARVSWVAVGDDGHEGTATSQDLRYSLSPIRNLAEFNAATPVGGVTAPAAPGTAESALLTSLIPATTYYIALRVVDDKGNFALSDSLMLQTVDNNVTRLEFTVQPANGTAGVPMAEVRVSLLNAQGAVVDTSTAPVTLSLVGGHGFVPVQVSAVAGVASFTGLRVDSAADPHFFTASANALTQQSNAFRIDAAAASRFVLTGIPGQVTAGQLQSLTVTAQDSFGNVARSYAGTVHFSTSSTVSTLPPDSVFPAASQGRHVFSGVKLSTVGTQRLTVTDTGNSQLTGFVDVVVTNDVAAKLALSGLPTDVQAGSTHTLTLRVLDAFDNLVPDYTGSVSFTSDDPLATRPMTPHVFTSAEAGQHSFQVAFKSSGARSITVSQTGGAFSVTRGTTVAAGPAVNVTVVLSTTNPTAGEAVEATVAVGDEFGNLASGYRGTIVLDVEQDPDAIKPPPHVFTAADAGRYIFSVTFARAQSTLLSATDTLQPTLRDTESVVVRAGVATQLSVAPATATVTAGVLQSFVVSAKDRFGNLALGYRGTVAPSTTDGAVGAQLSHTYTAEDAAEHSFPYTLQTAGPQSVTFTDVGLNASATSTLTVVAGPAASLRFLTGAVAVSVRQTLPTVRVAVEDQFGNGVAGAASSVTLSLSTGGVLLGNTTIAPVAGVAEFTTVSAEQEGPSQLTASVADVGVPRVSVSMTVNDNIAPSPVATLEATPQAGGNVRLRWLATGDDEMLGQATSYELKYSSAVINASNFGSAFPVLTNAPKMPGLQEEVVVGPLTIGETYYFAVRVKDGAGNTSALTTASVQVAPLFASNACPPREATCSESGVDQVVYLAGEADPTCEYVALQTQCEGLNGVCFQGACETAAAPAEGELVITELMSEPSLGTTEYIELTNVSDRLVNINGLSLLYAVGTAQGSVSVDRGEGAAVVLPPGGTFVLAGNADRDTNGGVVADISYGTALDLEASGHVTVRVNGVLMDELTYDERFAQEPGRSMNRSPVSSDSLSSGDGGASWCASRQVLPGGDRGTPGSPNDTCGKANASPDTEPSQSGTEHP
- a CDS encoding prephenate dehydrogenase/arogenate dehydrogenase family protein produces the protein MKETIGVLGYGRFGRALSGLLSEANLPHRVFDPRLDEVPPKLQAGSLAELAARSSILVLAMPVSAMRAALKELRPHLTPEQLVIDVGSVKVRPVHMLASALGRDIPWVGTHPLFGPASLARGDARRTVVCPNPLHPEAVRRTRELFELLGCSVTEMSPEAHDALMARTHVLTFFLAHGLVKAGVGKDLPFAPPSFHPVARLEEYARTEVPHLFAVVQAENPYAREARVGLLEALTQLHEGLDLAAESARNTGAEAAPPGLKDVRERIDTVDRELVALLARRAQLVKDAARVKSEHGLPFPDPERESSMLGARREWASQAGLNTRALDDVFRAVLRVTRDSALELDDE
- a CDS encoding crotonase/enoyl-CoA hydratase family protein, with product MDAGYKSLRIEKADGVAELVLLGPGRGNAMGPDFWREMPEAIRALDADDSVRVVLVRGNGDHFTYGLDLMGMMESLGPLLTGDSNLALERTQLLKLIGEMQQSTEGLARSRKPYIAAVHGWCIGGGMDLIAACDFRYCARDAKFSLREVKVGIVADLGALQRLPRIIGEGHTRELAYTGIDVDAERALRMGLVNEVFPSAEEMLTQARATARRIAENPPLVVQGAKQVMDYCADKSTADGLRYVAVWNSAFLQSHDLTEAFAAFAERRTARFQGR